A single genomic interval of Lathyrus oleraceus cultivar Zhongwan6 chromosome 7, CAAS_Psat_ZW6_1.0, whole genome shotgun sequence harbors:
- the LOC127101390 gene encoding uncharacterized protein LOC127101390 isoform X1: MRVFYMFSLPMTIGMVIFTLKYFSGPDVPKYVFFTVAYTWFCSLSIIILVPADIWTTLNSNYNGVISFLWSLSYWSTFLLTWAVVPLLQGYEDAGDFTVKARLRTSLHGNLVFYLSLGSVALSGLILLIALNKFWTGSVRGFAMACSNTFGLVTGAFLLGFGMSEIPKGIWLNANWTVQQKFLSHKVAKMAVKLDDAHQDFSNAIVITQATSKQMSKRDSLRPYMNIIDKMMLQMLKEDPSFKPQGGTLGEKDMDYDTDEKSMASLRRRLRRARVQYYRYRSEYTKFVLEALELEDTVKNYESRDATRWKYISCLRPERKGKVGAVLDTIEFLWRCILKKQVEKSLAVILGFMSFAILLAEATMLPSGVDLSLFSILVHAAGEKEVLVQLAAFVPLMYMCVCTYYSLFKIGMLMFYSLTPRQTSSVSLLMICSMVARYAAPISYNFLNLINIGGGRKTIFEKKMGNIDDAVPFFGKGFNKIYPLIMVIYTSLIAGNFFNRIINYCGNWKIFKVNNEDAEDMDGFDPSGVIILQKERYLLQQGHNVGELVFPLARSFSVIVDVGSVNRTKAALDESTSGEDKTSAIVETKNEENHSDTSKRIGGRKYSALRTNPNEEGSSKDLVQERESSPLTNDANVSLQDVSSAAPSSVVATKWESMMNGIKSLKSNIDSKRFLPLSNSTQTSYLNSQSSFESLDDIFERLKRPPSEHRDSGGD, encoded by the exons ATGAGGGTGTTCTATATGTTTTCTTTACCAATGACCATTGGAATGGTGATTTTTACATTGAAATATTTCTCTGGACCTGATGTTCCTAAATATGTGTTTTTCACCGTTGCTTATACCTGGTTCTGCTCCCTCTCCATCATCATCCTTGTCCCGGCCGACATATGGACG ACGTTAAATAGTAATTACAATGGAGTCATTTCCTTCTTATGGAGCTTATCATATTGGAGTACCTTCTTGCTTACATG GGCTGTGGTTCCCCTTCTTCAGGGTTATGAAGATGCTGGAGACTTTACTGTCAAAGCAAGATTAAGAACAAGCTTACATGGAAACCTTGTTTTCTATCTCTCTCTTGGTTCTGTTGCACTTTCTGGATTGATATTACTAATTGCTCTTAACAAATTTTG GACTGGTAGTGTCAGGGGTTTTGCCATGGCTTGTTCTAACACATTTGGACTTGTTACTGGTGCATTTCTACTCGGATTCGGTATGAGTGAAATTCCAAAGGGTATTTGGTTGAATGCAAATTGGACCGTTCAGCAAAAATTTCTTTCCCACAAAGTTGCAAAAATGGCTGTCAAATTAGACGACGCTCATCAAGATTTTTCAAATGCTATCGTT ATCACACAGGCAACATCAAAGCAAATGTCCAAGCGAGATTCTTTGCGACCCTACATGAATATAATCGACAAAATGATGCTTCAGATG TTGAAAGAAGATCCTTCCTTCAAACCACAGGGAGGCACACTCGGAGAAAAAGACATGGATTATGATACAGATGAGAAATCAATGGCATCACTAAGACGCCGTCTTAGAAGAGCTCGTGTTCAGTATTATCGATATAGAAG TGAATATACCAAATTTGTCCTAGAAGCCCTTGAGCTGGAGGATACCGTAAAGAACTACGAAAGTCGTGATGCTACAAGATG GAAATATATTTCATGCTTGAGGCCTGAACGAAAAGGCAAAGTAGGTGCAGTTTTGGATACAATTG AGTTTCTATGGCGGTGTATATTAAAGAAACAAGTTGAGAAATCATTGGCTGTTATATTAGGCTTCATGTCGTTCGCCATTCTACTAGCCGAGGCTACCATGCTACCCAGTGGAGTTGATTTATCTCTTTTCTCTATCCTAGTACATGCTGCAGGAGAGAAAGAAGTGCTTGTGCAG TTAGCTGCTTTTGTCCCTTTGATGTATATGTGTGTTTGTACATATTATTCGTTGTTCAAAATTGGAATGTTGATGTTTTACTCCTTGACGCCGAGACAAACAAGCTCTGTAAGCTTGCTTATGATATGCTC GATGGTAGCAAGATATGCTGCACCTATTTCGTACAACTTTCTCAATCTCATCAATATCGGCGGGGGTAGAAAAACCATTTTCGAAAAA AAAATGGGAAACATTGATGATGCTGTTCCTTTTTTTGGTAAAGGATTCAACAAAATTTACCCGCTTATCATGGTTATATACACTTCACTAATAGCTGGAAATTTCTTTAACCGAATTATCAACTATTGCGGGAATTGGAAAATATTCAAGGTTAATAATGAAGATGCAGAAGATATGGACGGATTCGACCCGTCCGGAGTAATAATCTTGCAGAAAG AGCGTTATCTTCTTCAGCAAGGACACAATGTTGGTGAACTTGTTTTCCCTTTAGCTAGGAGTTTCAGCGTAATTGTGGATGTCGGGTCTGTCAACAGAACCAAG GCGGCTCTGGATGAGAGTACCTCGGGCGAAGATAAAACGAGCGCCATCGTAGAGacaaaaaatgaagaaaatcatAGCGACACGAGCAAAAGAATTGGTGGCAGAAAGTATTCAGCCTTAAGGACAAACCCGAACGAAGAAGGGTCGAGTAAAGATTTAGTGCAGGAAAGAGAATCTTCCCCTTTGACAAACGATGCTAATGTTTCTCTTCAGGACGTTAGTTCAGCGGCGCCATCGTCTGTTGTAGCCACAAAATGGGAATCAATGATGAATGGAATTAAAAGTTTGAAATCTAACATTGACTCCAAGAGATTTCTTCCTCTTAGTAATAGTACACAGACATCCTATCTAAACTCGCAATCTTCATTTGAATCTCTTGACGATATATTTGAGCGATTGAAACGTCCACCTTCTGAACATAGAGATTCTGGTGGTGACTGA
- the LOC127101390 gene encoding uncharacterized protein LOC127101390 isoform X2, with protein MELIILEYLLAYMGYEDAGDFTVKARLRTSLHGNLVFYLSLGSVALSGLILLIALNKFWTGSVRGFAMACSNTFGLVTGAFLLGFGMSEIPKGIWLNANWTVQQKFLSHKVAKMAVKLDDAHQDFSNAIVITQATSKQMSKRDSLRPYMNIIDKMMLQMLKEDPSFKPQGGTLGEKDMDYDTDEKSMASLRRRLRRARVQYYRYRSEYTKFVLEALELEDTVKNYESRDATRWKYISCLRPERKGKVGAVLDTIEFLWRCILKKQVEKSLAVILGFMSFAILLAEATMLPSGVDLSLFSILVHAAGEKEVLVQLAAFVPLMYMCVCTYYSLFKIGMLMFYSLTPRQTSSVSLLMICSMVARYAAPISYNFLNLINIGGGRKTIFEKKMGNIDDAVPFFGKGFNKIYPLIMVIYTSLIAGNFFNRIINYCGNWKIFKVNNEDAEDMDGFDPSGVIILQKERYLLQQGHNVGELVFPLARSFSVIVDVGSVNRTKAALDESTSGEDKTSAIVETKNEENHSDTSKRIGGRKYSALRTNPNEEGSSKDLVQERESSPLTNDANVSLQDVSSAAPSSVVATKWESMMNGIKSLKSNIDSKRFLPLSNSTQTSYLNSQSSFESLDDIFERLKRPPSEHRDSGGD; from the exons ATGGAGCTTATCATATTGGAGTACCTTCTTGCTTACATG GGTTATGAAGATGCTGGAGACTTTACTGTCAAAGCAAGATTAAGAACAAGCTTACATGGAAACCTTGTTTTCTATCTCTCTCTTGGTTCTGTTGCACTTTCTGGATTGATATTACTAATTGCTCTTAACAAATTTTG GACTGGTAGTGTCAGGGGTTTTGCCATGGCTTGTTCTAACACATTTGGACTTGTTACTGGTGCATTTCTACTCGGATTCGGTATGAGTGAAATTCCAAAGGGTATTTGGTTGAATGCAAATTGGACCGTTCAGCAAAAATTTCTTTCCCACAAAGTTGCAAAAATGGCTGTCAAATTAGACGACGCTCATCAAGATTTTTCAAATGCTATCGTT ATCACACAGGCAACATCAAAGCAAATGTCCAAGCGAGATTCTTTGCGACCCTACATGAATATAATCGACAAAATGATGCTTCAGATG TTGAAAGAAGATCCTTCCTTCAAACCACAGGGAGGCACACTCGGAGAAAAAGACATGGATTATGATACAGATGAGAAATCAATGGCATCACTAAGACGCCGTCTTAGAAGAGCTCGTGTTCAGTATTATCGATATAGAAG TGAATATACCAAATTTGTCCTAGAAGCCCTTGAGCTGGAGGATACCGTAAAGAACTACGAAAGTCGTGATGCTACAAGATG GAAATATATTTCATGCTTGAGGCCTGAACGAAAAGGCAAAGTAGGTGCAGTTTTGGATACAATTG AGTTTCTATGGCGGTGTATATTAAAGAAACAAGTTGAGAAATCATTGGCTGTTATATTAGGCTTCATGTCGTTCGCCATTCTACTAGCCGAGGCTACCATGCTACCCAGTGGAGTTGATTTATCTCTTTTCTCTATCCTAGTACATGCTGCAGGAGAGAAAGAAGTGCTTGTGCAG TTAGCTGCTTTTGTCCCTTTGATGTATATGTGTGTTTGTACATATTATTCGTTGTTCAAAATTGGAATGTTGATGTTTTACTCCTTGACGCCGAGACAAACAAGCTCTGTAAGCTTGCTTATGATATGCTC GATGGTAGCAAGATATGCTGCACCTATTTCGTACAACTTTCTCAATCTCATCAATATCGGCGGGGGTAGAAAAACCATTTTCGAAAAA AAAATGGGAAACATTGATGATGCTGTTCCTTTTTTTGGTAAAGGATTCAACAAAATTTACCCGCTTATCATGGTTATATACACTTCACTAATAGCTGGAAATTTCTTTAACCGAATTATCAACTATTGCGGGAATTGGAAAATATTCAAGGTTAATAATGAAGATGCAGAAGATATGGACGGATTCGACCCGTCCGGAGTAATAATCTTGCAGAAAG AGCGTTATCTTCTTCAGCAAGGACACAATGTTGGTGAACTTGTTTTCCCTTTAGCTAGGAGTTTCAGCGTAATTGTGGATGTCGGGTCTGTCAACAGAACCAAG GCGGCTCTGGATGAGAGTACCTCGGGCGAAGATAAAACGAGCGCCATCGTAGAGacaaaaaatgaagaaaatcatAGCGACACGAGCAAAAGAATTGGTGGCAGAAAGTATTCAGCCTTAAGGACAAACCCGAACGAAGAAGGGTCGAGTAAAGATTTAGTGCAGGAAAGAGAATCTTCCCCTTTGACAAACGATGCTAATGTTTCTCTTCAGGACGTTAGTTCAGCGGCGCCATCGTCTGTTGTAGCCACAAAATGGGAATCAATGATGAATGGAATTAAAAGTTTGAAATCTAACATTGACTCCAAGAGATTTCTTCCTCTTAGTAATAGTACACAGACATCCTATCTAAACTCGCAATCTTCATTTGAATCTCTTGACGATATATTTGAGCGATTGAAACGTCCACCTTCTGAACATAGAGATTCTGGTGGTGACTGA